Below is a genomic region from Alphaproteobacteria bacterium.
AGCTGATAAAACTTTAAAATTCTACGCAGCAAGCGAAAAGCTAAAGTTAAATGAGAAATATGGCATTTATGAGCCTATTGGTGTAACAGAACTTACGCCAGAAGTTATAATCTGCCCTATGCTCGCCTTTGATTTGGCTAAAAATCGCTTAGGTTATGGTGGCGGCTTTTACGACCGTAGTTTTAAAATTTATCATAATGCACTGAAAATTGGTGTCGCTTACGCAGTAAGCCAAGCTGATTTGGTCGTAACAGATTGTAATGATGTAAGCTTAGATTATATTGTTACGG
It encodes:
- a CDS encoding 5-formyltetrahydrofolate cyclo-ligase, translating into MKNKAEQRAYYRLVRAKLAAEKKLQYDQAIRNKLTHLIEQKSLVAIYAALPNEIDLKELSIKNLLLPKMQADKTLKFYAASEKLKLNEKYGIYEPIGVTELTPEVIICPMLAFDLAKNRLGYGGGFYDRSFKIYHNALKIGVAYAVSQADLVVTDCNDVSLDYIVTEQQVIS